One region of Oryza sativa Japonica Group chromosome 5, ASM3414082v1 genomic DNA includes:
- the LOC4339382 gene encoding reticulon-like protein B1: MAEHKEEESLVESVMDKISDKLHGRGGSSSSSSDSDGERTADLKAKIYRLFGREKPVHSVLGGGKPADLFLWRNKKISVGVLAGATAIWLLFEVMDYHLLTLLCHCIILTLAMLFLWSNASTFINKSPPNIPEVKIPEDLAVNVARSLRFEINRGFATLREIGQGHDLKKFLIVVVGLWVLSVLGSCCNFLTLFYIVFMVLYTVPVLYEKYEDQIDAFGEKAMIELKKYYAIFDEKCLSKIPKGPLKNKKH, from the exons ATGGCGGAGCACAAGGAGGAGGAGTCGTTGGTGGAGTCGGTGATGGACAAGATCTCCGACAAGCTCCACGGCCGCGggggctcgtcgtcgtcgtcgtcggactcCGACGGGGAGAGGACGGCCGACTTGAAGGCCAAGATCTACCGCCTCTTCGGCCGCGAGAAGCCCGTCCACTccgtcctcggcggcggcaagc CTGCTGATCTCTTTCTATGGAGGAACAAGAAAATCTCCGTTGGGGTACTCGCTGGCGCCACGGCCATCTGGCTGCTGTTTGAAGTCATGGATTATCATCTCCTCACCCTGTTGTGCCACTGTATCATCCTCACCCTGGCCATGCTCTTCCTCTGGTCCAATGCCTCAACTTTCATCAACAA GTCCCCTCCTAACATTCCTGAAGTGAAGATCCCAGAGGACCTGGCTGTTAATGTTGCTCGCTCACTGAGATTTGAGATCAATAGGGGCTTTGCTACCTTGAGGGAGATTGGTCAAGGGCATGACCTGAAGAAATTTCTGATT GTTGTCGTGGGTCTCTGGGTTCTCTCTGTTCTTGGGAGCTGCTGCAATTTCCTGACCTTGTTCTACATAG TCTTTATGGTACTGTACACCGTGCCTGTTCTGTATGAGAAGTATGAGGACCAAATCGATGCTTTTGGAGAGAAGGCCATGATCGAACTGAAGAAGTACTATGCTATTTTCGATGAGAAATGCCTCTCTAAGATCCCCAAGGGTCCGTTGAAAAACAAGAAGCATTAG